A single window of Fervidicoccus fontis Kam940 DNA harbors:
- a CDS encoding PPC domain-containing DNA-binding protein — translation MQVIPLKIPEGSKLPDFVISFIQVNGLKGGYLVGIGGLEEVEIGVLNRKTNQYEVSKFTRNGDSTIELLSITGNYFVKSDGNIAFHAHATFATGHEKVAGGHLISAKVSPYVELFLVETGIQVKTAFKHRDSQ, via the coding sequence ATGCAAGTTATACCTTTAAAAATCCCAGAAGGATCAAAGTTGCCTGACTTTGTTATTTCCTTTATACAAGTAAATGGTTTAAAAGGAGGATATTTAGTAGGTATTGGCGGCTTGGAAGAAGTTGAAATAGGCGTTTTAAATAGAAAAACGAACCAGTATGAAGTTTCTAAATTCACTAGAAATGGAGACAGCACCATAGAATTACTTTCAATTACAGGTAACTATTTTGTGAAAAGCGATGGCAATATTGCTTTTCATGCGCATGCAACTTTTGCTACTGGGCATGAAAAGGTTGCAGGAGGGCATCTAATTTCCGCCAAAGTTTCCCCATACGTTGAGTTATTTTTAGTAGAAACAGGTATTCAAGTTAAAACCGCATTTAAGCATAGAGATTCTCAATAA
- a CDS encoding DsrE/DsrF/DrsH-like family protein: MAVAVFSGSIDRLTGLAMLVSGAVAMGYEVELFLQLWGVYAFKKDVVKKNMNFSEFQDKAPEVAKRLQELNVPSWFDIIKEAKENGSVKIYACSAAASIWNVKKEDLELVDDIIGAATWIEKMSKADITLFI, from the coding sequence ATGGCTGTAGCGGTATTTTCTGGAAGTATAGATAGATTAACTGGATTGGCAATGCTAGTTAGCGGAGCAGTAGCAATGGGATATGAAGTTGAGCTGTTTCTCCAACTATGGGGAGTATATGCATTTAAGAAGGACGTTGTAAAGAAAAACATGAACTTTAGCGAATTCCAGGACAAGGCTCCAGAAGTGGCAAAAAGATTGCAAGAGCTAAATGTCCCTTCATGGTTCGATATAATTAAAGAAGCAAAGGAAAATGGAAGTGTCAAAATTTATGCGTGTTCAGCAGCAGCTAGCATATGGAACGTTAAAAAGGAAGATCTTGAACTAGTAGACGATATAATTGGCGCTGCAACTTGGATAGAAAAAATGTCTAAAGCGGATATAACTTTATTTATTTAA